In the Verrucomicrobiota bacterium genome, TCTCTTCGTGAGCGCGGCGCTGTTTGGCCTCGGGCTGCTCGGCGTCATCGTGCGGCGCAACCTGCTCGTCATTTACATGTCGCTCGAGCTGATGCTCAACGCCGCCAACCTCGCGCTTGTCGCGTTCTCGCGGTTCAACAACAACCTCGATGGCCAGCTCCTGGTGTTTTTCGTCATCACCGTCGCCGCGGCGGAGGTCGCCGTCGGCCTGGCGCTCATCGTCGCGCTCTACCGCAAGCGCCAATCGGCGCACGTCGAGGACCTTGCCTCGTTGAAACTCTGACGCATGTCATTCCTCGCCGACACCACCGCCTCCGGCATGCCCGTCGCGCTGCCGTGGCTCATCCTGCTGCTGCCGCTCGCGGCGGCGGTGGTGATCGCGCTCTTCACACTGCGGCGCGACAAACTGAGCGTGACGCTCTCGACCGGCGCCGTCACGTTGAGCTTTGCCGGCAGCGTCTTCCTGTTCTTCTTCACCGGCGATCACGCGACCGATGTGCCCGAGCGAAGGGTTTATTGGCTCGATGTCGGCGGCTTCAAGGTCAGCGTCCAACTCCTCGTGGACCGGCTGAGCGCGCTCATGACGCTCGTGGTCACCGGCGTGGCGATGCTCATCCACATCTACTCGCGCGGCTACATGGCGGGCGACCGTTCGTTCGCGCGATACTTCGCCACGCTCAGCCTCTT is a window encoding:
- the nuoK gene encoding NADH-quinone oxidoreductase subunit NuoK; translation: MIHVGLEHYLFVSAALFGLGLLGVIVRRNLLVIYMSLELMLNAANLALVAFSRFNNNLDGQLLVFFVITVAAAEVAVGLALIVALYRKRQSAHVEDLASLKL